One region of Marivirga arenosa genomic DNA includes:
- a CDS encoding BamA/TamA family outer membrane protein has protein sequence MNTKLIRILQKYLLVFFLYFFISPITYSQVNIDRLKQQKKKLEDSLINLGYWEAIVEIENDSTFKIEEGKPYLWSDLKVYEKDARISISSLDKQIGKQANQYILKKALQKYLVENYHKSGYPLAKANLTIEGLNANNVLASVYIKPQNYIVYDSLDIKSSIQSINSSYLSNALNLEIGRAFNIKDFRAINTKIESIDQINLSSSPTLKFENNKAIIGLDLIKETSNQFDAFIGLVPNGDEVNITGQVDTRLRNLFKRGVALDIFWQKYSANSQTLATSLSQSYAFKTDLGVSFDFNLLQEDSTFLQTDLNIGLEYPFWKSLTLGVSYKRQSNGVLREFSPEEIDDIAYRSSETNAIQLSADWNRAIYYPVLKNDYYLESAFGIGGKRILNYSSLPEVWQDVPENSLYFSTRIKLHFQRRLAKRFLIEIIPQYNFIENSALSQNDLLRLGGLQNLRGFDRNYFYSRYYTLLNLNYRYFLDNKSSVFLLTDIAKLQPVINWTYAFGAGLDVRSKNGWFRIIYALGNELDENVDFRQAKIHFGYIAVF, from the coding sequence ATGAATACAAAGTTAATTCGAATTTTACAGAAGTACCTGCTCGTTTTCTTCCTATATTTTTTTATCTCACCAATTACCTATTCACAAGTCAATATTGATCGCCTAAAGCAACAAAAGAAGAAGCTAGAGGATTCATTAATTAATCTGGGTTATTGGGAAGCTATTGTAGAAATTGAAAATGATAGCACTTTCAAAATAGAAGAAGGAAAACCTTACCTATGGAGTGATTTAAAAGTTTATGAAAAGGATGCTAGAATCAGTATTTCATCTTTGGATAAGCAAATAGGAAAACAGGCTAATCAATACATATTAAAAAAAGCTTTGCAAAAGTATTTGGTTGAAAACTATCACAAATCAGGATATCCTCTTGCTAAAGCCAATTTAACAATTGAAGGGCTGAATGCTAATAATGTTTTAGCATCAGTTTATATAAAACCCCAAAATTATATTGTTTATGATTCTCTAGATATTAAGTCGAGTATCCAATCAATTAACAGTTCATATCTTTCAAATGCATTAAATCTAGAAATTGGTAGGGCATTTAATATCAAAGATTTTAGAGCAATTAACACGAAAATAGAAAGTATTGATCAGATCAATTTAAGTTCTAGCCCTACTCTTAAGTTTGAAAATAATAAAGCTATTATTGGTCTGGATTTAATAAAAGAAACTTCAAATCAATTTGATGCATTTATTGGCCTTGTACCTAATGGTGATGAGGTAAATATCACAGGGCAAGTTGACACTCGCCTAAGAAATTTATTCAAAAGGGGAGTTGCCTTAGATATCTTTTGGCAAAAGTATTCGGCAAATTCGCAAACCTTGGCAACTTCTTTAAGTCAATCCTATGCTTTTAAAACTGATTTAGGAGTAAGTTTTGATTTTAATTTATTGCAAGAGGATAGTACTTTTTTACAAACAGATTTAAATATCGGACTAGAATATCCTTTTTGGAAATCATTGACATTAGGCGTATCCTATAAGAGACAAAGCAATGGTGTTTTAAGAGAATTTTCGCCAGAAGAAATAGATGATATTGCATATAGAAGCTCAGAAACGAATGCAATTCAGTTGTCTGCTGACTGGAATAGAGCAATTTATTATCCAGTTTTGAAAAATGATTATTATTTGGAATCTGCCTTCGGAATTGGGGGAAAAAGAATATTAAATTATTCATCTTTACCAGAAGTTTGGCAAGATGTGCCTGAAAATAGCTTGTATTTTTCTACTAGAATTAAGTTACATTTTCAAAGAAGGTTAGCTAAGCGATTTTTAATAGAAATTATTCCTCAATATAATTTCATTGAAAATTCAGCCCTTTCGCAAAACGATTTGCTCCGTTTGGGAGGCTTGCAGAATTTAAGAGGCTTTGACAGAAATTATTTTTATTCTAGATATTATACATTATTAAATTTGAATTATAGATATTTCTTAGATAATAAATCCAGTGTGTTTTTGCTAACTGATATTGCTAAATTACAGCCTGTAATAAATTGGACTTATGCTTTTGGTGCTGGTTTGGATGTAAGAAGTAAAAATGGCTGGTTTAGAATTATTTATGCTTTAGGAAATGAGCTTGATGAAAATGTAGATTTTCGACAAGCTAAAATTCATTTCGGCTATATTGCAGTTTTTTAA
- a CDS encoding LytR/AlgR family response regulator transcription factor — translation MKVLIIDDERLARKELGNLLAEYKDINIVGEAANADEAEEMIENLNPDLIFLDIQMPGRTGFELLESLEKTPKVIFTTAYDEYALKAFEFNALDYLLKPIEPKRLMESIIKIRQEVEALQESEKKNTQLTVNDQVFVKDGDNCWFVKLKDVRLFESDGNYIKVYFDKNKPMIHKSLNALDEKLDNKHFFRVSRKHIINLEWIDEIETWFNGGLMVKLKGGEKVEVSRRQATKFKDLMSL, via the coding sequence ATGAAGGTATTAATTATTGATGACGAAAGATTGGCTCGAAAAGAATTAGGGAATCTTTTAGCGGAGTATAAAGATATAAATATAGTTGGAGAGGCGGCAAATGCTGATGAGGCGGAGGAAATGATTGAAAACCTTAATCCGGATTTGATTTTTCTTGATATACAGATGCCTGGAAGGACGGGGTTTGAACTATTAGAATCTTTAGAGAAAACACCTAAAGTAATCTTTACTACTGCTTATGATGAATATGCATTAAAAGCTTTTGAATTCAACGCATTGGATTATTTACTAAAGCCAATAGAGCCCAAAAGATTGATGGAATCTATCATTAAAATAAGGCAGGAAGTTGAGGCATTGCAAGAATCTGAAAAAAAGAATACACAACTAACCGTAAATGATCAAGTATTTGTTAAGGATGGTGATAATTGTTGGTTTGTGAAATTGAAAGATGTTAGACTTTTCGAATCGGATGGTAATTATATCAAAGTATATTTTGATAAAAACAAACCAATGATTCATAAATCATTAAATGCTTTGGATGAAAAGTTAGACAATAAACATTTCTTCAGAGTGAGCAGAAAGCATATTATTAATCTTGAATGGATAGATGAAATTGAGACTTGGTTCAACGGGGGATTAATGGTAAAATTAAAAGGCGGTGAAAAAGTAGAGGTTTCTAGAAGACAAGCAACGAAGTTTAAAGATTTGATGAGTCTCTAA
- a CDS encoding sensor histidine kinase yields MNKKVLYWTLQIVGWTAYGLLNISLAHFGGSFSKEQTLGQLILVPFYIIITHIYRIFIIRNGWLKIIIQKLVVRVIIACFVLSIINYAFLFLMTTFLGFFDPAFDLNPKVIFLNILAYLILFFLWSLVYFMYHYVENYNRSLKFDAAMNEIELNNLKSQLNPHFIFNALNSVRALVDEDPAKAKNSITQLSNILRNSLILDKKRLINFNDELNTVIDFLALEKIRYEERLTTEFIIHPDSYKYQVPPLMIQTLVENGIKHGISSLTNGGRLSIETEIVEKNCLNINIRNSGHFKLDKRRKNKGFGIENTKQRLKLIFDKEASFSIKNESEGTVLTTVKIPQIIY; encoded by the coding sequence ATGAATAAAAAGGTACTGTACTGGACCCTTCAAATTGTCGGTTGGACTGCATATGGCCTACTTAATATTTCGTTGGCTCACTTTGGAGGAAGTTTTTCAAAAGAGCAGACATTGGGACAGCTGATTCTGGTACCTTTCTATATTATCATCACTCATATTTACAGAATTTTTATAATCCGGAATGGGTGGCTAAAGATTATTATTCAGAAATTAGTTGTTAGAGTAATTATTGCATGCTTTGTCCTAAGCATTATTAATTATGCTTTCTTATTTCTCATGACAACTTTTTTGGGATTTTTTGATCCTGCCTTTGACCTTAATCCAAAGGTAATTTTTCTAAATATACTCGCTTATCTAATTCTATTCTTCCTATGGTCTTTGGTTTACTTTATGTATCATTATGTTGAGAATTACAATAGGTCATTGAAATTTGATGCAGCAATGAATGAGATTGAATTGAATAACCTGAAATCTCAGCTAAACCCTCACTTTATATTCAATGCTTTAAATAGTGTGAGAGCACTTGTAGATGAAGACCCTGCGAAGGCCAAAAATTCTATTACTCAACTATCAAATATTCTAAGAAACTCGCTTATTCTGGATAAAAAAAGACTTATTAATTTTAATGATGAGCTAAATACGGTAATTGATTTTTTAGCTCTTGAGAAAATTAGATATGAAGAAAGGTTGACAACTGAGTTTATCATTCATCCAGATTCGTATAAGTATCAAGTGCCCCCATTAATGATTCAAACTTTGGTTGAAAATGGAATTAAGCACGGAATATCAAGTTTAACTAACGGAGGAAGGCTGTCAATTGAAACAGAAATTGTAGAAAAAAACTGTTTGAATATCAACATTAGGAATTCTGGTCATTTTAAATTGGATAAAAGAAGAAAAAATAAAGGCTTTGGAATTGAAAATACCAAACAGCGTTTAAAGTTGATTTTTGATAAAGAAGCATCTTTTAGTATTAAAAATGAATCAGAGGGAACGGTATTAACAACCGTAAAAATCCCTCAAATCATTTATTAA
- a CDS encoding DUF4271 domain-containing protein produces the protein MYRIILYILPLLFFSCQSEDREAEIELTKSSNQLEIIYQADTLSNLSQWDSDSLRQIKIKTIENKKLYLEAVADAPLYLFKDAKLIYGANTGELRFEIDKAEKGNYYLGIDDKAQEFSFKTYFLQHKKENALFTGLINFNRETKWISNNVLIIILIITALAMVVIKLNYDKRLFQVLSFNKVFTTRLNEGDQSRVRITDQDNLIFGGLYVFLISSLVYFLSFYSPYEISLISNKGLPEFFNIILWVAIGLISKVVLVTLFSNLFGNSKISAFYIKEMLNINLFFIIIIFFITALIFLYLGFIPNFWFNTALFGLLFFYLLRLILLYFKILKLSGFSNLYLFSYFCTTEIFPFLIGLKYFVR, from the coding sequence ATGTACAGAATCATCCTTTATATACTCCCCTTATTATTTTTTTCTTGTCAATCAGAAGATAGAGAAGCTGAGATTGAATTAACTAAATCATCCAATCAGCTTGAAATAATTTATCAGGCGGATACTCTATCTAACTTAAGCCAGTGGGACTCGGATAGTCTTAGGCAGATTAAAATAAAAACAATTGAAAACAAAAAATTATATTTAGAAGCGGTCGCAGATGCTCCATTATATTTATTTAAAGATGCAAAATTAATCTATGGCGCTAATACTGGAGAACTCCGTTTTGAAATTGATAAGGCAGAAAAAGGTAATTATTATTTAGGAATTGACGATAAGGCTCAAGAATTTTCTTTTAAAACATATTTTCTTCAGCACAAAAAAGAAAATGCTTTATTCACAGGATTAATAAACTTTAATCGGGAAACTAAATGGATTTCTAACAATGTATTAATCATAATTTTAATTATCACGGCATTAGCAATGGTTGTAATTAAATTAAATTATGATAAAAGACTTTTTCAGGTTTTATCATTTAATAAAGTATTTACAACCAGATTGAATGAAGGCGATCAATCAAGAGTTAGAATAACAGATCAAGACAATTTAATTTTTGGAGGGTTGTATGTTTTTCTAATCTCATCATTGGTTTATTTTTTAAGTTTTTACAGCCCTTATGAAATCTCACTTATTTCTAATAAAGGGCTACCTGAGTTTTTCAACATTATATTATGGGTAGCAATAGGCTTAATTTCAAAAGTGGTATTGGTTACCCTCTTTTCTAATTTGTTTGGCAATAGCAAAATTTCAGCATTTTACATAAAGGAAATGCTTAACATAAATTTATTTTTTATCATAATTATATTTTTCATTACGGCTCTAATATTCTTGTATTTGGGCTTCATACCTAACTTTTGGTTCAATACAGCGCTCTTTGGCCTATTATTCTTCTATCTATTGAGGTTGATCTTACTATATTTTAAAATATTAAAACTGAGTGGGTTCAGTAATCTATATTTATTTTCTTACTTTTGCACCACAGAAATATTCCCATTTTTAATTGGATTAAAATATTTCGTGAGATAA
- the hemW gene encoding radical SAM family heme chaperone HemW encodes MAGIYIHIPFCKQACFYCDFHFSTNMVIKNEMVDAICKEIEIQKDYLKGEVVESVYFGGGTPSLLDPNQIQKILSTLNEFHTISNTSEITFEANPDDIKPEKLKILYDLGINRLSVGIQSFNEEILKWMNRAHNSAEAFQSLKWIKESDFSNYSLDLIYGIPIASHEIWAEDLRRLVAFEPPHISSYCLTIEPNTVFGRWQQKGKLDEASEDYAAEQFQYLTAYLKKHNYEHYEVSNFAKKGFRSQHNSSYWQQKAYLGLGPSAHSFNGINRQFNINNNAKYLRAIKLGQLPAEMDILNNEDRINEYIMTSLRTIEGCSLDYLSQEHDYDLMKNAKPQIQQWIGLKLCTLQNNYLKLTTKGRLLADKLASDLFVVN; translated from the coding sequence TTGGCAGGTATATACATACATATTCCCTTTTGTAAGCAAGCATGCTTTTATTGCGACTTCCATTTTTCTACCAATATGGTAATTAAAAATGAAATGGTAGATGCAATCTGTAAAGAAATTGAAATACAAAAGGATTACTTAAAAGGAGAAGTTGTTGAGTCCGTTTATTTTGGGGGTGGCACTCCTTCACTTTTAGATCCAAATCAAATACAAAAGATTCTTTCTACACTAAACGAATTCCATACTATTTCAAATACGTCAGAAATTACATTTGAAGCCAATCCAGACGACATAAAGCCTGAAAAATTAAAAATACTTTATGATTTAGGTATAAATAGGCTTAGCGTTGGAATACAATCTTTCAATGAAGAGATTTTAAAATGGATGAATCGTGCTCATAATAGTGCTGAGGCTTTCCAATCCCTAAAATGGATCAAGGAAAGTGATTTTTCAAACTACAGTTTAGACTTAATTTATGGTATTCCAATTGCATCTCATGAAATTTGGGCTGAAGACTTAAGAAGACTTGTTGCGTTTGAACCTCCACACATTTCATCCTATTGTTTAACCATAGAACCTAATACAGTTTTCGGTAGATGGCAGCAAAAAGGAAAATTAGATGAGGCTTCAGAAGATTATGCTGCTGAACAATTTCAATACCTAACTGCGTATCTGAAAAAGCATAATTATGAACATTATGAGGTGTCAAATTTTGCTAAGAAAGGTTTTAGATCTCAACATAATAGCAGCTATTGGCAACAAAAAGCCTATTTAGGATTAGGCCCTTCTGCACATTCTTTTAATGGAATAAATCGCCAATTTAACATCAATAATAATGCTAAATACTTAAGAGCTATCAAGCTAGGTCAACTTCCTGCTGAAATGGATATTTTAAATAATGAAGACAGAATAAATGAGTATATCATGACTTCTTTGAGAACTATTGAAGGCTGTAGCTTAGATTATTTAAGTCAAGAACATGATTATGATTTAATGAAAAATGCAAAGCCTCAAATCCAGCAGTGGATAGGATTGAAACTTTGCACTTTGCAAAATAATTATTTAAAACTTACAACAAAAGGAAGATTATTAGCAGATAAACTCGCCTCAGATTTATTTGTAGTTAATTAG